In a genomic window of Pseudoxanthomonas indica:
- a CDS encoding GFA family protein codes for MKYEGSCHCGRIAFEVEGEIADVFDCNCSICRRKAMIMWAVPRAAFQLTTSPDAVSTYTFNTHSIQHSFCAHCGVSVFGQGERPQPMTAVNLRCVPSVDLAALQVTHVDGAKF; via the coding sequence ATGAAGTACGAAGGAAGCTGTCATTGCGGACGCATCGCGTTCGAAGTGGAAGGCGAGATCGCCGATGTGTTCGACTGCAACTGCTCGATCTGCCGGCGCAAGGCGATGATCATGTGGGCGGTGCCGCGCGCGGCCTTCCAGCTGACCACGTCGCCGGACGCCGTCTCCACCTACACCTTCAACACGCACAGCATCCAGCATTCGTTCTGCGCGCACTGCGGCGTGAGCGTGTTCGGCCAAGGCGAGCGTCCGCAACCGATGACCGCGGTCAACCTGCGTTGCGTGCCGTCGGTGGATCTGGCTGCACTGCAGGTCACCCATGTCGATGGCGCAAAATTCTGA
- a CDS encoding DUF2785 domain-containing protein, with the protein MWQRIACLALLSCSSFAYAGCPPEGTDRPSLDLLKQQEFALADDAQRATLALALVDCLADPDPALRDGIAYEALTAWMRGKQLSEDTRRTLMTRLYKMLDAEDPAGFAHPFAALVLSEVARTDRIEPWMSKKERNAMVVRATDYETSVRDYRGFEAGAGWRHGVAHGADWLLQLASNEQVDRKQVDRILAALASQIVPEQAHAYVFGEPGRLARPVVFIAKRGLLTEAEWQGWFTGLASRLGNQELAYQDPAWLARRHDLIAFLSGLYLESDQSTDSQINGLKPAIVAGVKSVP; encoded by the coding sequence ATGTGGCAACGAATCGCGTGTCTGGCCCTGTTGTCGTGTTCTTCGTTCGCCTACGCCGGCTGTCCTCCCGAGGGCACGGATCGCCCCTCGCTGGATCTGCTCAAGCAGCAGGAGTTTGCGCTGGCCGATGACGCCCAGCGCGCCACCCTGGCGCTGGCCCTGGTGGATTGCCTGGCCGATCCGGATCCGGCGCTGCGCGATGGCATCGCCTACGAGGCCCTGACTGCCTGGATGCGCGGCAAGCAGTTGTCGGAAGACACGCGCCGCACGCTGATGACGCGGCTGTACAAGATGTTGGATGCGGAAGATCCGGCGGGTTTCGCCCATCCGTTTGCCGCGCTGGTGCTGTCGGAAGTGGCGCGTACCGATCGCATCGAGCCGTGGATGAGCAAGAAGGAACGCAATGCCATGGTCGTGCGGGCGACCGACTACGAAACGTCGGTGCGCGATTACCGTGGTTTCGAGGCGGGCGCAGGCTGGCGCCATGGCGTGGCCCACGGCGCGGACTGGCTGCTGCAGCTGGCGTCCAACGAGCAGGTCGATCGCAAGCAGGTGGATCGCATCCTGGCCGCGCTGGCCAGCCAGATTGTTCCCGAGCAGGCGCACGCGTATGTGTTCGGCGAACCGGGTCGCCTGGCGCGGCCGGTGGTCTTCATCGCCAAGCGTGGTCTGTTGACCGAAGCGGAGTGGCAGGGCTGGTTCACCGGCCTGGCTTCCCGCCTGGGCAACCAGGAACTGGCCTACCAGGATCCCGCCTGGCTGGCGCGCCGGCATGATCTGATTGCTTTCCTCAGTGGCCTGTACCTGGAATCCGATCAATCCACCGACAGCCAGATCAACGGGCTGAAGCCGGCGATCGTGGCAGGCGTCAAATCCGTGCCGTAG
- a CDS encoding LysR substrate-binding domain-containing protein, whose amino-acid sequence MNLRPALLPALGVFAAAARHQNFAHAAEELHLTASAVSHHIRKLESLLGVVLFQRHARGVKLTLEGRQLADAATSALSDIEGVAANLRHADGVSVLRVATLHSLTYCWLLPRLARFTALHPHIRLQVDTGIALTRFEEGGPDLGIRHGPGQWPGLTAQHLMDDELFPVASPALPGVAAIAAPRDIARLPLVTDLALQGWRDWFRAAGVRGLRLPQMHSFSDSTDAMQAAVYGVGAALARRVVAQPYLQRGELLRLPGPALNARFAYYAVYPSHRPPRPVVQTFIDWLRSQTAETEIPPPPATARI is encoded by the coding sequence ATGAACCTGCGCCCTGCCCTGTTGCCCGCCCTGGGCGTGTTTGCCGCCGCCGCCCGCCACCAGAACTTCGCCCATGCGGCCGAAGAGCTGCATCTGACTGCGAGCGCGGTGAGCCACCATATCCGCAAGCTGGAATCGCTGCTGGGCGTGGTGCTGTTCCAGCGCCATGCGCGCGGGGTCAAGCTGACTCTGGAAGGCCGGCAACTGGCGGATGCGGCGACCAGCGCACTCAGCGACATCGAAGGTGTGGCCGCCAATCTGCGCCATGCCGATGGCGTGTCGGTGCTGCGCGTGGCGACCCTGCATTCGCTGACCTACTGCTGGTTGCTGCCGCGGCTGGCGCGCTTCACCGCCCTGCATCCGCACATCCGCCTGCAGGTGGATACGGGCATCGCACTGACCCGCTTCGAGGAAGGCGGGCCGGATCTGGGCATCCGCCATGGGCCGGGACAATGGCCGGGGCTGACCGCGCAGCATCTGATGGACGACGAATTGTTTCCGGTGGCCTCGCCGGCATTACCGGGCGTGGCCGCGATCGCCGCGCCGCGCGACATCGCCCGCCTGCCGCTGGTCACCGATCTGGCGTTGCAAGGCTGGCGCGACTGGTTCCGTGCGGCCGGCGTGCGCGGCTTGCGGCTGCCGCAGATGCACAGCTTCAGCGACAGCACCGATGCGATGCAGGCCGCGGTCTATGGCGTGGGCGCCGCGTTGGCCCGGCGCGTGGTGGCGCAGCCTTATCTGCAACGCGGCGAACTGCTGCGCCTGCCGGGCCCCGCGTTGAACGCGCGCTTCGCCTACTACGCGGTGTACCCGAGCCACCGACCGCCACGGCCGGTGGTGCAGACCTTCATCGACTGGCTGCGCAGCCAGACGGCGGAGACGGAGATTCCGCCGCCGCCGGCTACGGCACGGATTTGA
- a CDS encoding DMT family transporter codes for MAAQTLANPSTPMTRDWRTPLELLVLGAIWGSSFLFMRIAAKPFGAFALVDIRLALGAIILLPFLWRDRAYISRAMWPKLAIIGVINSAIPFLLFAWAAQRSPAAIGAICNAMTVLFAALIGFLFFGEKIGTRRAIALLVGFAGVVLLATSKAGGLSVGMAVVAGSTAALLYGVGVNLVRRHLAGIPPAAAAAATLSCSALVLAPFAATHWPDHPIAPVAWGSAIAIGIVCTGYAFLLYYRLIQRIGPARAATVTYLVPLFGAAFAWMFLGEPVTPAMLGAGVLILGSVAFSQRKAG; via the coding sequence GTGGCGGCACAAACCCTGGCCAACCCGAGTACTCCCATGACCCGCGACTGGCGCACGCCGCTGGAGCTGCTGGTGCTGGGCGCCATCTGGGGCAGCTCATTCCTGTTCATGCGTATCGCCGCCAAGCCGTTCGGCGCGTTCGCCCTGGTCGACATCCGACTGGCGCTGGGCGCGATCATCCTGCTGCCGTTCCTGTGGCGCGACCGCGCTTACATCAGCCGCGCCATGTGGCCCAAGCTGGCGATCATCGGCGTGATCAACTCGGCCATTCCGTTCCTGTTGTTCGCCTGGGCGGCGCAACGCTCACCCGCGGCCATCGGCGCGATCTGCAACGCGATGACGGTGTTGTTCGCTGCGTTGATTGGCTTTCTGTTCTTCGGCGAGAAGATCGGCACACGTCGCGCCATCGCCCTGCTGGTCGGCTTTGCCGGCGTGGTGCTGCTGGCCACCAGCAAGGCCGGTGGCCTGAGCGTGGGCATGGCGGTGGTGGCCGGTTCGACCGCAGCGTTGCTGTATGGCGTCGGCGTCAATCTGGTGCGTCGCCATCTCGCTGGCATTCCGCCTGCCGCCGCCGCTGCCGCCACGCTGAGTTGCTCGGCGTTGGTGCTGGCGCCGTTCGCCGCGACGCACTGGCCGGACCACCCGATTGCACCGGTGGCGTGGGGCAGTGCGATCGCCATCGGCATCGTCTGCACCGGCTACGCCTTCCTGCTGTACTACCGCTTGATCCAGCGCATCGGCCCGGCGCGCGCCGCCACCGTCACCTATCTGGTGCCGCTGTTCGGCGCGGCATTCGCGTGGATGTTCCTGGGTGAGCCGGTGACGCCGGCGATGCTGGGGGCGGGTGTGTTGATTCTGGGGAGTGTGGCGTTTAGTCAGCGCAAGGCGGGCTGA
- a CDS encoding DUF2867 domain-containing protein, which produces MSRNTERVSGFPSARLPSYCGGLPVEVVLVAQLGHGAGDRLIADAGDRQRGHLGFIDELDEPSVRIGAPDIEKGDATALYSFAVGAHGHPFHRHAGHRVFTAITGSGGALLRFSTASDAQLAADPRHFLHALRQVRLPADCLFTVRFGDGAWHQFAPLRTSSRHPVFFALSCHTNELGGPLTDSERQQVAAGTANLASLTELLPEVVARVAASRSADDAMTPTISLSLEAPADSAIAALCAHARAASGRLRAWIGLCRHAGGFISARRIPVQAMPATPADSLLAGELPAHHHDDSFVLTQAVPTRRNAEDWLAQVLDGFLQQRPAGVTWLMRLRNVLVRPLRLRTSPLGCPVSSLLSDQRDSLFLGRYPVLVQKIDADGRRAQVILGADDRHLRFRSCVGVQLLDNGRIEISLGTRVQCTNLFGRCYMATIAAAHRRYISPSMLRHAAEFALGEPATATAKPSDGIQPALR; this is translated from the coding sequence ATGTCACGCAATACGGAACGGGTCAGTGGTTTTCCCAGCGCGCGCTTGCCGTCCTACTGCGGCGGACTGCCGGTGGAAGTGGTGCTGGTCGCCCAACTGGGACATGGCGCAGGCGATCGCCTGATTGCCGATGCGGGCGATCGCCAACGTGGCCATCTCGGGTTCATCGATGAGCTCGACGAACCCTCCGTGCGCATCGGCGCTCCGGACATCGAGAAGGGCGATGCCACCGCGTTGTACTCGTTCGCAGTCGGCGCCCATGGCCATCCCTTCCATCGCCACGCCGGGCATCGCGTGTTCACCGCCATCACAGGCAGCGGCGGCGCGCTGCTGCGTTTTTCCACCGCGTCCGATGCGCAACTGGCCGCCGACCCCCGCCATTTCCTGCACGCGCTGCGCCAGGTAAGGCTGCCGGCTGATTGCTTGTTCACCGTGCGCTTTGGCGACGGCGCCTGGCATCAGTTCGCGCCACTGCGGACGTCGTCGCGGCATCCCGTGTTCTTCGCGCTGTCCTGCCACACCAACGAGCTCGGTGGACCGCTGACAGACAGCGAGCGACAACAGGTCGCGGCAGGCACGGCCAACCTGGCGTCCTTGACCGAGTTGTTGCCCGAGGTAGTGGCCCGTGTGGCCGCCTCGCGCTCCGCCGATGATGCGATGACGCCGACCATTTCACTGTCGCTGGAAGCCCCAGCAGACAGCGCCATCGCCGCGCTGTGCGCGCACGCGCGCGCCGCCAGCGGGCGGCTGCGGGCGTGGATCGGTTTGTGCCGGCACGCCGGCGGTTTCATCAGCGCGCGCCGCATACCCGTACAGGCGATGCCCGCCACGCCCGCCGATTCGCTACTGGCGGGCGAACTGCCCGCGCATCACCACGATGACAGCTTCGTCCTCACTCAAGCGGTCCCGACGCGGCGCAACGCGGAAGACTGGTTGGCGCAGGTGCTGGACGGTTTCCTGCAGCAGCGGCCTGCCGGCGTCACCTGGTTGATGCGTCTGCGCAACGTACTGGTGCGGCCTTTGCGCCTGCGCACGTCGCCGTTGGGATGTCCGGTGTCATCGTTGCTTTCGGACCAGCGCGACAGTCTCTTCCTGGGCCGCTATCCAGTCCTCGTCCAGAAGATTGATGCCGATGGACGGCGTGCCCAGGTGATTCTGGGTGCCGACGACCGCCATCTGCGGTTCCGTTCCTGCGTCGGCGTGCAGTTGCTGGACAATGGCCGCATCGAGATAAGCCTCGGCACCCGCGTGCAGTGCACGAACCTGTTTGGCCGCTGCTACATGGCGACCATCGCGGCCGCGCACCGCCGCTACATCTCTCCCAGCATGTTGCGGCACGCGGCCGAGTTCGCGCTGGGCGAACCGGCCACGGCGACGGCAAAGCCAAGCGACGGGATTCAGCCCGCCTTGCGCTGA
- a CDS encoding metalloregulator ArsR/SmtB family transcription factor yields the protein MAIDQVFEALASRPRREILAYLSAQELTAGDIGKRFEMSAPAISRHLSVLENAGLVSSERRGQFVFYRLVPDSLVNTLTGFAFEICPTAGPLKREARQLAGAKKKPGPAR from the coding sequence ATGGCCATCGATCAAGTCTTCGAAGCCCTTGCCTCGCGCCCTCGCCGGGAAATCCTGGCCTACCTGTCGGCGCAGGAACTGACTGCGGGCGACATCGGCAAACGTTTCGAGATGAGCGCACCGGCAATCTCGCGCCATCTTTCCGTGCTGGAAAATGCTGGCCTGGTCAGCAGCGAACGGCGCGGCCAATTCGTTTTCTACCGCCTGGTCCCGGACAGCCTGGTCAACACACTGACCGGATTCGCCTTTGAAATCTGTCCAACCGCCGGACCGCTAAAGCGCGAGGCCAGACAGCTGGCTGGCGCGAAGAAGAAGCCCGGTCCGGCGCGCTGA
- a CDS encoding peptidylprolyl isomerase, which translates to MRLALLASALAFATLPAHAAEPQKSKYRSAQEILEASPAQDWRRLDPANTLYLELESGRVIIELAPAFAPEHVGNIRTLAHEGFWNGLSIYRSQDNWVVQFGDPTEEESQRKSMGSAKPKLPAEFERKADDLKFDVLPDSDGWAPQVGFVDGFPAARDPKTGQAWMAHCYATLGAGRDTAADSSNATELYVVIGQSPRQLDRNITVVGRVVKGMELLSVLKRGPEPMGMYADKADYTPIRAIRLASDVPEAERTPLELLRTDSRSFTDATEARRNRRDPWYVRPAGHIDVCNVPLPVRSPKK; encoded by the coding sequence CTGCGCCTCGCCCTGCTCGCCTCCGCCCTGGCCTTTGCCACCTTGCCGGCCCACGCGGCCGAGCCGCAGAAGAGCAAATACCGCAGCGCGCAGGAAATCCTGGAGGCCTCGCCGGCCCAGGACTGGCGCCGGTTGGATCCGGCCAACACGCTTTACCTCGAGCTGGAAAGCGGACGCGTGATCATCGAACTGGCGCCGGCCTTTGCGCCGGAGCACGTAGGCAACATCCGCACGCTGGCGCATGAGGGCTTCTGGAACGGCCTGTCGATCTACCGCTCGCAGGACAACTGGGTGGTGCAGTTCGGCGACCCCACCGAAGAGGAAAGCCAGCGCAAGTCGATGGGCAGCGCCAAGCCCAAGCTGCCCGCCGAGTTCGAGCGTAAGGCCGATGATTTGAAGTTCGACGTGCTGCCGGACAGCGACGGCTGGGCGCCGCAGGTGGGCTTTGTCGATGGCTTCCCTGCCGCCCGTGACCCGAAGACCGGCCAGGCCTGGATGGCGCATTGCTACGCCACCTTGGGCGCGGGTCGCGATACCGCCGCCGACAGCAGCAACGCCACCGAGTTGTACGTGGTGATTGGGCAGTCACCTCGTCAACTGGATCGCAACATCACCGTGGTCGGCCGCGTGGTCAAGGGCATGGAATTGTTGAGCGTGCTCAAGCGCGGCCCGGAACCGATGGGCATGTATGCCGACAAGGCCGACTACACCCCGATTCGCGCCATCCGCCTGGCCAGCGACGTGCCCGAAGCCGAACGCACGCCGCTGGAACTGCTGCGCACCGATTCGCGCAGCTTCACCGATGCCACCGAAGCACGCCGCAATCGTCGCGACCCGTGGTACGTGCGCCCGGCCGGCCATATCGATGTGTGCAATGTGCCGTTGCCGGTGCGGTCGCCGAAGAAGTGA